The sequence below is a genomic window from Actinokineospora baliensis.
GACCCGACCATGCGCAGGCTCGAGGAGGAGACCGCGGCCAGGCTGGGGATGGCGGCGGCGCTGTGGGTGCCGAGCGGGACGATGGGCAACGTCATCGCGATGGTGATCCACCTGCGCCGCGGCGACCGGTTCCTCGCACCGCGCGCGGCGCACGTGCTGGAGGCGGAGCTGGGCAGTTCGGCGTGGTTGGCCGGGGGGATGCCGCAGCCGCTGGAGTGGACGGCAGGGCCCGGGCGGATCAGCCCTGAAGACGTGCGTGCCTACGCTACGCAGTCCTCGCCGTACTACGCGCTGACGACGCGGCTGCTCTGCCTGGAGAACACTCACAACTTCGCGGGCGGCTCGGTGACACCGCCTGACGAACACGCGCGCCTGGTGTCCGCAGCGCGCGAGGCCGGGTTGTTGGTGCACCTGGACGGGGCGCGGCTGTGGAACGCGTCGGTCGCTCTAGGCGTCCCGCCCGCGGCATTGACCGTCGGTGTGGACACGGTGCAGGTGTGTCTTAGCAAGGGGCTCGGCGCGCCGGTCGGGTCGATCGTGGCCGGGTCGCGGTCCTTCGTCACAGAGGCTCGACGCGTGCGCAAGATGCTCGGCGGCGGGGTCCGTCAGGGTGGGGTCCTCGCCGCAGCCGGGTTGCTGGCTCTAGAGCGCATCGACGACCTGGCCCTGGACCACGCGAACGCGGCCCGGTTGGCCGAAGGTCTCGCGGAGCTGGGCTGGGAGGTCGGCAAGCCGGAGACGAACATCGTCATCGCGGCCGTCCCGGACACGGCGGCGGCCCTGGCCGGGCTGGACCGGGTCGGGGTGCAGGCGACAGCGGTGCCCGGCGGGGTCCGGTTCGTGACCCACCGCGACGTGCCGGAGGCGGACATCACCGAGGCCCTGCGCCGGATCACCGCGGCTCAGACTCCCGCACCTGCGGCTTGAGGTCGGCCCTGAGCAGGGCGATCTCCTCGCGGAGGGCTTCCACCTCGGCCTTGGTGCTCGCCTCGATGGACGCCTCGGCACCCGCGATCTTCTCCACGAACCACGACGCGATCACACCCGTCACCACACCGAGCAGGGCGATCCCGCCGACCATCAGCGCCCCGGCGACCAGCCGCCCCTCGGTGGTGACCGGGTACCGGTCGCCGTAGCCGACGGTGGAGATGGTGGTCAACGTCCACCACAGGGCGTCCCCGAAGGTCGTGATGGTCGCGTTCGGGTCGTCACGCTCAGCGTCCAAAACCGCGAGCGCGGCCCCGAACGCCACCATCAGCGTCGTGCCGCCGACGTAGATCCCCACCTGCCCGCGCAGGCTGGTGCCGACCCTGCGGTTGATCACCTTGAACACGGTGACCAGCCGCAACGCCCGCAACTGCCGCACCATCGGCAGCGCCACGACGACCAGGTCGAACAGGTGCCGCCAGACGAACCGCCACTTCCGCCTGGCCAGCGCGAGCCGGATCAGGTAGTCCACGGCGAACACCGCCCAGACCACCCACAGCCACACCTCCAGCCACCAGTGCACCGTGGGCGAACCGGCGGTGCCCAGCACCTGCCAGGCATAGGCCACCAGGAAGGCGACCGCGAGACCGGTCAACGGCCACTCGGTCCGCGCCTCCCACCCAGCCAACCGCCCCTCGTCGGGGATCTCAGACACCCCGACATCCTCACCCGAACGGGCTAGTTCTGGCTAGCGGATCTGCCGCCGGGACTTCCCCTTGATCGCCCCGTACGCCGCCACCCCCACCGTCGCCACCGCGGCGACGATGAGCAGGGCACCGATGGCCTTGAACACGAAGCCGATCACGGTGAACGCCAGCCAGATGACGATGATCGCGCCGATGATCCTGATGAGCATGTTGTCCGCCGCCTTCCGGGGGTTGTGCCTGGTCAACGCGGGGTGGGGGGTGTGCGTTCCCAACGGACCGGGGTTCGGGTGGTGGTTGCGGTGGGTGGGGCGGGGGTTACTGCTCGTGGCTTGTCCACAACGGGTGCGTGCGTCCACAGGGTACGGGCGAGGTGGTCGATTTGTCGGTTCGCCTCGGTATCGTGGAAATCGGGGGATCCCGGGCTAGATGATCTTCGGCTCGCCTGCGGCATTGCGCTGGATCGCGGGGTGTGGGTGTGCTCGATGGGGCGGACTCGCGCCCTGGCCCCGTGGTGGTGCGGTGTGCTCGATGAGGCGGACTTGTTTTGCGCGGGGCCCCTGCACCAGCCGTGGCAGGACCGCAAAGCAGGGGCCGAAAAGCATGGCCCTGTCCGCGCACAACGCTACGACTGCCGCCACCCCACGCAAAACAAGTCCGCCCCATCGAGCATTGGGGTGGGCGGCTTCCGAGTGTCCAGTGGTTGGGTTGGCGGGGCTGGCTCGGTGGGCCGAGTTGGGTGGGCTGACTCGGTGGGTTGGTTTGGCACGCCTGCTTCTGGGAGCGGTGGGCGGACTGGTGGGGTCGGCCCGGTGAATTGAGCTGGCGGGGGTGGCCCGGGGGGTGTTCAGGTGGCTAGAGCCAGGTGGCTAGGCGGTTGAGGGCTTCTTTGATGTCGTGGGTGGCACCGGCGAAGGAGAGGCGGATGGCGTGGGTGCCGTTTTCCGGGTCGAAGTCGATGCCGGGGACTAGGGCTACGCCGGTTTCGGCTAGGAGGCGTTGGCAGAAGCTCATCGAGTCGTGCGTTAGGTGCGATACGTCGGCGTAGGCGTAGAAGGCGCCGTCGGCGGGGGCTACTTGGGTTATGCCGGAGGAGGTGAGGGCATCCAAGAGCAGAGTGCGGTTGGCGGCGTAGTGGGCCACGTGCGCGTCCAGCTCCGCGTAGACCTCTGGGTCGAATGCGGCTACCGCTGCGTGTTGGGACATGGCTGGGGGACAGATGGTGAAGTTGCCGGTGAGGCAATCGACTGCCCGGTGGAGGCGTTGGGGGACGAGCATCCACCCGAGGCGCCAGCCGGTCATGGCGAAGTACTTCGAGAACGAGTTGATGACCACGGCTTCGCGCGAGAATTGCCAGGCCGACGCGGTTTCGGCGCCGTAGGAGATGCCGTGGTAGATCTCGTCGCTGATGAGTTGGACGCCGCGTTCGGCGCACCAGCCCGCGATGGCGGCCAGCTCTGCCGGGGGCAGGACGGTGCCGGTGGGGTTGGCGGGGCTGGCGACGATCAGGCCGTCGATGGGGCCGAGTTCGTCGAGCATCTCGACGGTGGGCTGGAAACGGGTCTGCTCGTCGCAGGGGAGCTCGACGACCTCGCAGCCGAGGGCGGCGAGGATGTTCCGGTACGCCGGGTAGCCGGGGCGAGCTAGGGCAACGCGGTCGCCTGCGTCGAAGGCCGCCAAAAACGCCAAGAGGAAGCCGCCGGAGGAGCCCGTTGTGATCACGACGTCTTGGGGCGAGATGTCGAGGTTGTACCTGTTCGCGTAGTGGCCAGCGATGGCCTCGCGCAGCTCGGGGATGCCCAACTGCTCGGTGTAGCCCAGCGGTTGCGACCCAAGAGCCTCCGCAGCGGCGATCTTCACAGCCTGCGGGGCGCCACTAGAGGGCTGACCTGCGGCGAGGGACAGCATGTCGCCGTGGGTGCGTTGGCGGGCGTTGGCGGCGGACACGACATCCATCACGTGGAACGGTGGGACGGCGGCCCGGGCGGCGACCTTGAGCAGGGCGTGCATGGGGTTCAGCGTAGTGACGGACGCCAATCGCGACGAGCCGTGACGGTCAGTAGCCGACGTAGCCGCCGCCGGTGTGGGTGGCCTTGATGCCGGGGACGTTCGACAGCGAGCCGTAGCGGGAGACCGCGTAGTTCACGCCCGCGCAGATGTTGTCGACCGGGTTCCAGATGTCCTTGTGGCCGGGTAGCGCGTAAGAGTTGAACGTCGGGTCGATCGTCTGCATCAGCCCCTTGGACGGGGTGCCCTTCGCGGCGTTCGAGTCCCAGTTGTTGATCGCGTTCGGGTTGCCGCCGGACTCGTGCTGGATGATCTCCCAGATGAGCTGGGCGTCGGCCTCGGTGACGTTGATGCCCTGAGCGCGCAACAGCTCTATGGCCTGCCGGATCCACTCTTGGACGTTGCCGGGAGGTGGGCTGCTAGGCGGGCCGCCACTGGAGCCGAGACCACCTATAGATCCACCGCCGCCGTGGCTGGAGCCTTCAGGGCTGGCGCTCTTACTCGCCCACTCGACCTTCTTACTGGCCGCCGGGGCGAAGGCCTGACCATCTGGTTCGGGGATGCTGGAGAACCTGGGGTTGGGTGTGCGCCCTTTCAACGCGGACGCAGCAGCGGCCATAGCGTGCTCTGCATTGTCGATCTGCGTAGTGACGCGACCTCGGTAGCCGCTAGCAAGGCTGTCTATGTGGCCGCGCTTCTCTTCGTCTGTCGCGTCCGGGTTGGAGTTGATCCACGCGGTCGCGTTGTCGTACAGCTCGCCGAAAACGCCCTCTAGAGCGTCTCGGGCAGCCTGGACACCAGTGGCGGCTGCGCGTAAGTCGGCGGCAGCACCGGTAAGAGCCTCGTTGAGCGATTGGCCCGCTTTGGTGAAGTTGGCCATGTAGGCGACAAACGAGTCGGCAGAGGTGCCTTGCCAAGCGCCGTCCAACTGCTTCACCGCACCGTCGACCTTGCCTACGGCGTCCGAGCTCCCTGTGGCGGCTTGGGTGAACTTGGCGGCCAGGTCGTTGATGGCACCCGACTGTGCCAAGTAGACCTTGTTGGCGACCCCGGCCAACTCGGCAGCGGTGCCCCCGAGACCGGCGGCGGCGTCTTTCGCGGTCACTGCGCGCCCCTCAGACGGTCAACGACCGCGTCGCGGCCTGCTCGTTGTTGGCCACCGACGTCCCGATCGCGTCCAGGGCGCGGTCGACCGAACCCAACAGCGTGCCCGCCCGGTCAAGGTCGTCGCCTGCGGTGCTCGCGAGCGCACGAACAGCCCCAGCCAGGGCCTCTGAACTGGGCAAACCGCCGAAGGTCGCGCCACTCGCGTCACGCGGGAGGGCGTCGCCGGTGGCGGCGATCGGTCCGGTTTGTCCCGCGATGGCCGCTCGGCACTGCTCGATGGCCTGCAGGTTGTAGTCAGCCCCTGCCACAGCTCCCCCTCGCCAGATCGGTGCCCGACTCAGACGGACGCGGCGGGAGCCCGGTTCCAGTCGATCACGCGTCGTCGAGGAGATCCCACACCGCGGCGGCGAGCCTGGCGTTGTCCGCGGGGGCGATGGTGCTCCACACCTGGCCGTCGTTGTTCGTCTTGGCCACGTGCACGTACCGCCCCTGGGCCGTGTCGTGGAACGCGACCACCCGGTCGACCCGCTGCCTGCGCTGGTCGCGCACGACACGCTCCACACCGAACTGGCCGCGTACGCCGATACCGGAGAACATCAGCGCCACCGACTGCGCTTCATAGAGGGGCAAACCGGCGCGTTGGAGCGGGGTCACCAGATTCTGCGGTTCGCCGCCTGCACGCCTATCGGCATCAGCCAGGACTTCGCGCGGGAGGCTGACCGAACGGCCAGGGCCCGCGGGGGCGTCACCGGCGATCGACACAGCCGCCTCAGCCAACCCCGTCTTACGCGCGGGGATGAGCCACACCTGATCGCTATCGACCACCGCTAGGCCTGCCTGGTCTCCTGACACCACAGCGAGCGCCTTGATCTCGCGGTCGGTCCACACCCAAGCGTCGACACTGACCTGAGCATGCGCCAGCAGACTGAGCCGGTCTGCCAACTCCGGCACAGCGCGGCCCCGATCGGCCAAGCCACGGCGCTCCAGATCGGCCAAGGCCGTTCGCACCAACTCTGCGCGCTCGGTGTGCGTAATGCCGGGGCTCGGGACATCTATGGCGACATGCCGCAGCGGGAGCCGTTCAGACTCCCAGAGGACGTCGAACTCGAGGGCGGACAGAACAACGCTGCTGGACAAGTCAGTCGTCTTCGCCGAGCACGGGTGCGATCACCAAGCGATCGTCGCCGAACAGGTCATCGGAGTCGATGCCGTACTTGCGCACGTGCTCGGCGTCGTCCTCCCCGTTAGCGGCCGCGCCCGCAGCGGGCTGCATCAACGAAGAGGCCGGTTTGCCGCTCTTACCCCCACCGAGCTTCTCGGCGTTCTTGGCGGCTCGAGCCTCTTCCTCCGGTACACCCGCGACAGGGCCAACAGGACGCTGGGAACCCGGGGCGCTCTTACCGGGTGCGCCCCCGCGTACGACCCTGTCCCTCTCCACCGTCGCACCAGCCGCGGCGCCAGCGCCCCCCGCGCCCGCAATGCCTGCCGCGGTGGCGATCTCGCCTACTAGCTGACCGGGGAAGCCTGGGCGGAAAGCGTTGAGGCCACTAGAGGTGACCGGAAGCCCCCCTAGGCCTGGCGTCACCGGACCAACGCCGGAGACGCGGCCAACGCCAAGCTGCGTGGGGTTGCCGCCGGGGCCGAGAGTCGGCGCGGGGCCGCCGGTGGGCGTAAGGCCGGGGTTGTTGCCCGTGTAGCTACCGGGGAGGGGGGCGCCTACCTGAGGCCGGTTGACGCCTTGGCCACCACTCGGGTTGAACGCCTCTTGGCCGGTGTGGAAGCCCTGGACCGCAGTGGTCCCCTTGCTACCCGGCGCCTGAGTACCCACACCCACCGAAGGCGGAACCGGGAGATCACGGAAGTTGCCGAGCGCGCCCTGACTGCCCTGGGCGTAATCGTTCATCGCGGCCACAGCCTGCTGGCGCGCGGCCTGGGTCCGCTGCACCTCAGCGGCGTGCGGAGTGGTGTGACCGACCAAGCCCATACCCCGGTCCCACAGGTTCACCTGGTTCGCCCCGCGCAACTGCTGCCCATCCGGCGCACTGTTGCGGGTCGTGGAGAACGCATCCCCCTGCTTGCTCACA
It includes:
- a CDS encoding potassium channel family protein; its protein translation is MSEIPDEGRLAGWEARTEWPLTGLAVAFLVAYAWQVLGTAGSPTVHWWLEVWLWVVWAVFAVDYLIRLALARRKWRFVWRHLFDLVVVALPMVRQLRALRLVTVFKVINRRVGTSLRGQVGIYVGGTTLMVAFGAALAVLDAERDDPNATITTFGDALWWTLTTISTVGYGDRYPVTTEGRLVAGALMVGGIALLGVVTGVIASWFVEKIAGAEASIEASTKAEVEALREEIALLRADLKPQVRESEPR
- a CDS encoding transglycosylase SLT domain-containing protein, which encodes MTAKDAAAGLGGTAAELAGVANKVYLAQSGAINDLAAKFTQAATGSSDAVGKVDGAVKQLDGAWQGTSADSFVAYMANFTKAGQSLNEALTGAAADLRAAATGVQAARDALEGVFGELYDNATAWINSNPDATDEEKRGHIDSLASGYRGRVTTQIDNAEHAMAAAASALKGRTPNPRFSSIPEPDGQAFAPAASKKVEWASKSASPEGSSHGGGGSIGGLGSSGGPPSSPPPGNVQEWIRQAIELLRAQGINVTEADAQLIWEIIQHESGGNPNAINNWDSNAAKGTPSKGLMQTIDPTFNSYALPGHKDIWNPVDNICAGVNYAVSRYGSLSNVPGIKATHTGGGYVGY
- a CDS encoding pyridoxal phosphate-dependent aminotransferase, whose product is MHALLKVAARAAVPPFHVMDVVSAANARQRTHGDMLSLAAGQPSSGAPQAVKIAAAEALGSQPLGYTEQLGIPELREAIAGHYANRYNLDISPQDVVITTGSSGGFLLAFLAAFDAGDRVALARPGYPAYRNILAALGCEVVELPCDEQTRFQPTVEMLDELGPIDGLIVASPANPTGTVLPPAELAAIAGWCAERGVQLISDEIYHGISYGAETASAWQFSREAVVINSFSKYFAMTGWRLGWMLVPQRLHRAVDCLTGNFTICPPAMSQHAAVAAFDPEVYAELDAHVAHYAANRTLLLDALTSSGITQVAPADGAFYAYADVSHLTHDSMSFCQRLLAETGVALVPGIDFDPENGTHAIRLSFAGATHDIKEALNRLATWL
- a CDS encoding ESX secretion-associated protein EspG, producing the protein MSSSVVLSALEFDVLWESERLPLRHVAIDVPSPGITHTERAELVRTALADLERRGLADRGRAVPELADRLSLLAHAQVSVDAWVWTDREIKALAVVSGDQAGLAVVDSDQVWLIPARKTGLAEAAVSIAGDAPAGPGRSVSLPREVLADADRRAGGEPQNLVTPLQRAGLPLYEAQSVALMFSGIGVRGQFGVERVVRDQRRQRVDRVVAFHDTAQGRYVHVAKTNNDGQVWSTIAPADNARLAAAVWDLLDDA
- a CDS encoding PPE domain-containing protein, whose translation is MAENGLADLRFEGYGYDALADQVDRLRQGPGSESLFKAVRALMQIADGLADTDRALRAELAKIGVEWQGAAAEGGVEATQRSSVYAEDAVPTVAQSAGGVSKQGDAFSTTRNSAPDGQQLRGANQVNLWDRGMGLVGHTTPHAAEVQRTQAARQQAVAAMNDYAQGSQGALGNFRDLPVPPSVGVGTQAPGSKGTTAVQGFHTGQEAFNPSGGQGVNRPQVGAPLPGSYTGNNPGLTPTGGPAPTLGPGGNPTQLGVGRVSGVGPVTPGLGGLPVTSSGLNAFRPGFPGQLVGEIATAAGIAGAGGAGAAAGATVERDRVVRGGAPGKSAPGSQRPVGPVAGVPEEEARAAKNAEKLGGGKSGKPASSLMQPAAGAAANGEDDAEHVRKYGIDSDDLFGDDRLVIAPVLGEDD
- a CDS encoding threonine aldolase family protein yields the protein MTYTRRIDLRSDTVTQPDETMRVAMSAAVVGDDVLDHDPTMRRLEEETAARLGMAAALWVPSGTMGNVIAMVIHLRRGDRFLAPRAAHVLEAELGSSAWLAGGMPQPLEWTAGPGRISPEDVRAYATQSSPYYALTTRLLCLENTHNFAGGSVTPPDEHARLVSAAREAGLLVHLDGARLWNASVALGVPPAALTVGVDTVQVCLSKGLGAPVGSIVAGSRSFVTEARRVRKMLGGGVRQGGVLAAAGLLALERIDDLALDHANAARLAEGLAELGWEVGKPETNIVIAAVPDTAAALAGLDRVGVQATAVPGGVRFVTHRDVPEADITEALRRITAAQTPAPAA